The following coding sequences lie in one Agarivorans sp. Alg241-V36 genomic window:
- the gmhB gene encoding D-glycero-beta-D-manno-heptose 1,7-bisphosphate 7-phosphatase → MKQAAVFLDRDGVINHDRAYVSQVDDFEFIDGAIEAMKKLKQEGWLLVVVTNQAGIARGYFSEEQFLSLTEWMDWSLADRGVDLDGIYYCPHHSEYGDEHYRQDCSCRKPKPGMLLEAAAELGIDLEKSWLVGDKASDILAAKNAGVPNRLLVSGQYDVSEQDKALATATISSLDEAAKFILRD, encoded by the coding sequence ATGAAACAAGCTGCCGTTTTTTTGGACCGAGATGGGGTAATTAACCACGATCGAGCTTATGTATCTCAAGTAGATGACTTTGAGTTTATAGACGGCGCTATCGAGGCGATGAAAAAACTTAAACAAGAAGGTTGGTTGTTAGTGGTGGTAACCAACCAAGCGGGCATCGCACGCGGCTACTTTAGTGAAGAGCAGTTTTTAAGCTTAACCGAATGGATGGACTGGTCGCTTGCTGATCGCGGCGTTGATTTAGATGGTATCTATTACTGCCCCCATCACAGCGAATACGGTGATGAACATTACCGCCAAGATTGTAGCTGTCGTAAACCTAAGCCTGGTATGTTGCTAGAAGCTGCTGCTGAACTGGGTATTGATTTGGAAAAGTCATGGTTAGTCGGGGATAAAGCATCAGACATCTTAGCGGCTAAAAATGCCGGAGTGCCAAATCGATTATTGGTGAGCGGTCAATACGATGTGAGTGAGCAAGATAAAGCCCTAGCAACAGCTACAATTTCTTCTCTTGATGAAGCCGCTAAGTTTATTCTGCGGGACTAG
- a CDS encoding methyl-accepting chemotaxis protein, with product MSISNKLLSAFGFVAVLMFCSAVIVFIQLDKIAQKERQIVEVSVPVVAQSKEIERHLQQSLSALRAYLIHGADKQRAEHFQNLFEQSWLNIDLAVEQIQLLSDIAVPEQTLTSFLALKELQQQIIKISNSEDNLPAHALLLFDIAPLAEEAMNQVSSAVTEEISQPGLYSPKKRVRLLADMSEARNELANALTSLRSFIITGDKYEQEKYQEYFARHKQRVADVEAANNLFTEEQARLWQQFVELVDIFVPLVDELFVIRAAPDWNIANHRMANEVIPLVADIELQLNDWNMQQQSVLVGHQQDLESLGEQVVLVVFAGAAIAALLGGLVVLWLTRQIKSNLALVNQRAMQIADGNLSQPALKVSAKDEVGQLTGSINAMAEQLKGLITEVNQTAADVSQSSVKVFDKSSGIGSALDEQRSKVDSAATAIEEMSVAAREIAQNTSQAADHARDCGDVATQGGQVVTDTISIMQKIEGSVSDSNQHIAKLNLAGEEVEKITDVIAGIAEQTNLLALNAAIEAARAGEQGRGFAVVADEVRSLASRTSQSTEEIARIINQIRSLTEAANQSMSQSTELVSNGRNVVNKAGDALHQVIDTTQGVTEMVTAIAAATEEQSAVATDVASTLETIALIAQDSVSEAQSSLDDAKSLEEKSNQLKQQIQRFVL from the coding sequence GTGTCTATTTCGAATAAGCTGCTATCAGCTTTTGGTTTCGTTGCTGTTTTGATGTTTTGTTCCGCCGTTATTGTGTTTATTCAACTTGATAAAATTGCTCAGAAAGAGCGACAAATCGTTGAAGTTAGTGTTCCCGTGGTCGCCCAAAGCAAAGAAATTGAACGACACCTCCAGCAGTCGCTTAGTGCTCTTCGAGCTTATCTCATTCATGGCGCTGATAAGCAACGGGCTGAACATTTTCAAAATTTGTTCGAGCAATCTTGGCTCAACATAGACTTGGCTGTAGAACAGATCCAGCTATTAAGCGATATAGCGGTTCCAGAGCAAACCTTAACTAGCTTTTTAGCGCTAAAAGAACTGCAGCAACAAATAATCAAAATCTCTAATAGCGAAGATAACCTTCCTGCCCACGCTTTATTGCTGTTTGATATCGCCCCCTTAGCTGAAGAAGCGATGAATCAGGTATCTAGTGCTGTCACCGAAGAAATCTCTCAACCTGGCTTATATAGCCCTAAAAAACGGGTGCGCTTGCTAGCGGATATGAGCGAAGCACGTAATGAACTGGCCAATGCCTTAACCAGCTTGCGCAGCTTTATTATTACGGGTGACAAGTATGAGCAAGAGAAATACCAAGAGTATTTTGCCAGACATAAACAACGAGTAGCGGATGTAGAGGCCGCAAATAACTTATTTACCGAGGAGCAAGCTAGGCTTTGGCAACAGTTTGTCGAGTTAGTTGATATTTTTGTCCCATTAGTTGATGAGCTGTTTGTGATTCGTGCTGCACCTGACTGGAACATTGCCAACCACCGGATGGCTAACGAAGTGATTCCCTTAGTTGCCGATATAGAACTACAGCTTAATGACTGGAATATGCAGCAGCAGAGTGTATTAGTAGGTCATCAACAGGATCTCGAAAGTTTGGGTGAGCAAGTGGTGCTGGTGGTATTTGCTGGTGCTGCTATCGCCGCTTTACTTGGAGGGTTGGTGGTGCTTTGGTTAACTCGCCAAATTAAATCGAACTTGGCCCTAGTCAATCAGCGAGCGATGCAAATAGCCGACGGTAACCTTTCGCAACCAGCTTTAAAAGTTAGTGCTAAAGATGAGGTAGGGCAACTTACTGGCTCAATCAATGCGATGGCTGAGCAGCTAAAAGGCTTAATAACCGAAGTGAATCAAACCGCTGCAGACGTGAGTCAAAGTAGCGTGAAAGTGTTTGATAAAAGCTCTGGCATCGGCAGTGCCCTTGATGAGCAGCGCTCAAAAGTCGACTCCGCTGCAACGGCCATTGAAGAAATGTCAGTGGCAGCTAGAGAAATTGCGCAAAATACCTCCCAAGCTGCTGACCACGCAAGAGACTGCGGAGACGTTGCTACCCAAGGCGGACAAGTGGTGACGGATACTATTTCCATCATGCAGAAAATAGAAGGTTCAGTCAGTGATAGCAATCAACACATTGCCAAGTTAAATCTAGCAGGCGAAGAAGTAGAAAAAATTACCGATGTAATTGCTGGTATCGCGGAACAAACAAACTTACTGGCTCTAAATGCAGCTATTGAAGCGGCTCGTGCAGGCGAGCAAGGGCGTGGTTTTGCTGTAGTTGCCGACGAGGTACGTAGCCTGGCCAGTCGAACAAGCCAGTCTACCGAAGAGATTGCTCGAATTATTAACCAAATCCGTAGCTTAACAGAGGCGGCTAACCAAAGTATGTCGCAAAGCACTGAACTGGTCTCTAACGGCCGCAATGTGGTTAATAAGGCGGGAGATGCTCTTCATCAAGTCATCGATACAACCCAAGGTGTTACCGAAATGGTTACGGCGATTGCGGCAGCTACCGAGGAACAATCTGCAGTGGCCACCGATGTAGCTTCAACCTTGGAGACGATAGCCCTTATTGCCCAAGACTCAGTGAGCGAGGCGCAGTCGAGTTTAGATGATGCTAAGTCTTTGGAAGAAAAATCCAATCAACTCAAGCAACAAATTCAGCGCTTTGTATTGTAG
- the rcsF gene encoding Rcs stress response system protein RcsF: protein MRVFLIMVLSGSLLACSGNYSFNTNVDKENFENYLPATSVEIYDDQQIDPLQAEYLGIVEGVSCQEKANQAPPQQVDARNNLREQAASIGANVVTVQQCYPIEEPAACIAMLSCFGKAYRIEK from the coding sequence ATGCGTGTTTTTCTAATAATGGTGCTCAGCGGCAGCTTGTTGGCTTGCAGCGGCAACTACAGCTTTAACACCAATGTGGATAAAGAAAACTTTGAGAATTACTTGCCAGCCACCAGCGTAGAAATATACGACGACCAACAGATAGATCCGCTTCAAGCCGAGTATTTAGGCATAGTAGAAGGTGTAAGCTGCCAAGAGAAAGCCAACCAAGCGCCACCGCAACAAGTTGATGCGCGCAACAACCTTCGAGAGCAAGCAGCAAGCATAGGTGCCAATGTAGTCACAGTGCAACAATGCTACCCCATCGAAGAACCCGCAGCGTGCATTGCTATGCTGAGCTGTTTTGGCAAAGCATACCGAATAGAAAAGTAA
- the tsaA gene encoding tRNA (N6-threonylcarbamoyladenosine(37)-N6)-methyltransferase TrmO codes for MNLKLSPLGLIHSPYQEKFSVPRQPGLVSATTSSLVFNAEFAKPDLLDEVEQFSHFWLVFAFHQNIQSGWKAKVRPPRLGGNKKVGVLASRSSFRPNHLGLSLLELSHVERSPKKLAMHFKGGDLVNGTPIYDVKPYLPYADSIPNAQAGYAQQAPQHQLLVTWTDQALQQAQQLKLEQTQQLVIEQVLAQDPRPAYKQNKTDDREYGVALYQFNIRWRIIEVNNSEPQVEIVSVTHAA; via the coding sequence ATGAACTTAAAACTATCCCCATTGGGCCTTATCCATTCCCCCTATCAAGAAAAGTTTTCTGTTCCTCGCCAGCCCGGCTTGGTGAGCGCAACAACCAGTAGTTTAGTATTCAACGCTGAATTTGCTAAGCCAGACTTACTTGATGAAGTGGAACAATTTAGCCACTTTTGGTTAGTGTTTGCCTTTCATCAAAATATTCAATCTGGCTGGAAGGCAAAAGTAAGACCGCCGCGTTTAGGTGGCAATAAAAAAGTAGGTGTATTGGCATCGCGTTCATCATTTCGACCGAATCATTTAGGTTTATCGCTACTCGAACTTAGTCACGTTGAGCGCAGCCCGAAAAAACTCGCCATGCATTTTAAAGGCGGCGATTTAGTCAACGGCACTCCAATATATGATGTAAAACCTTATTTGCCTTATGCCGATAGTATCCCTAATGCCCAGGCTGGTTATGCACAGCAAGCGCCCCAACACCAGCTGTTAGTGACATGGACAGACCAAGCCTTGCAACAAGCCCAGCAACTAAAGCTTGAGCAAACTCAACAGCTAGTGATAGAGCAAGTGCTAGCGCAAGATCCCCGCCCCGCTTATAAGCAAAACAAAACTGACGACCGAGAATATGGTGTGGCCTTGTATCAGTTCAATATCCGCTGGCGAATTATAGAAGTTAATAACAGTGAGCCACAGGTAGAAATTGTTTCGGTGACCCATGCAGCTTGA
- a CDS encoding ATP-binding protein has protein sequence MSKPSVSMFRKLDLAWRHSIGLLFSLVLVVALAFLGRQSSASMAPLATIVVAILSIILPFSVGLMCRSFYRKKYSYTMLVFGAAFFSVSGLELCYFVLNYPSFFSVQPLSSNTVAVWSGLITRGFLAAVLLICGVLLSRYERLANGGKMSIAVLAIGSVIFSFLSVAFLYVVSLPFMQVALAHLHSVLELLVTAVFAIAIAYFGWRGRWLNCTLECGVFACVCIQFVLYFWPVSEDLGLNSFAVFSLSLIKLSSYLVVAVASYLELRAPAPVTALERERRREDRLIRLMERARGKQRSWFKRSKSSISTYVTLLSGCLVVAGVTVTYLIFYFSFVASLESEREQQLSLRNAIQVERLDREISHAYEELSHLAEQSLLNGFIQQQFVNEQFVNLEPDFWHSRLSSDIRQLLKREKALQAAHLIVVSQGQQFEYLSVGKRIGQTLPKALLLDAEKLPGRVHAQTIRQNSHGVWYLATSVQHSDGGVAAIWLFEYRLDDLFKVSQQASSNRSSQHAETTVGPLLVFDINGERLWRSEHGRGQSTSFQASEYQRIKQLINSPVKDLPEQVVKFGSYILSIQRLPYLPSNNQEYLDLVQIADYEETIAASQMAAKQALLAAAVVIGLMVLVGWFFAHTIVAPLRYITNATLLFGERNIQVTLPDKSNDEVGVLARAIGQMTAKVDARTEQLNDEIAEHQRSQQKLSIARRDAEAASQAKSDFLAMMSHEIRTPLNGILGMTQLLSASSLSEEQIEHVNTVRLSGKALLVIVNDVLDFSKVEAGKMELRLDAFSLHLTLLEVVKLFSPQAKAKHLSLNLDYPEHLPKVFIGDQGRVQQIFINLVNNAIKFTEVGTVNLSVEYSQQPGADESVLVRVTDSGIGIAEESISNLFMPFAQADSSTTRRYGGTGLGLAICQRIVSLMDGDISVTSGLGVGSEFSVNLPLQSVEDDVLSVSVTDSREQALLSKLSGHVLLVEDTVVNQRVASHMLDSFGLKVMIARDGHEAIDLFKRWGSKLSLILMDCLMPDMDGYEATMVIRELENLAQRIPIIALTASVSLEAKQACFDAGMDDYVTKPFDRVGLYVCLRKWLNTKNVSAEQRLIATSDELTSTQYQRISPSELTKLSESMGDEFDALLQEYQKGAEAMIEELLQALPVKRYQDAIRLAHGLKSSSSYFGASSLQAQCLALEEGLKKQPILDEHIALAAGLSTTLSETMLEIEQHMRLYSK, from the coding sequence ATGTCTAAACCCAGCGTCAGCATGTTTCGCAAACTAGATTTAGCGTGGCGGCATAGTATTGGCTTGTTGTTTTCGCTGGTGTTGGTGGTAGCCCTAGCTTTTTTGGGGCGCCAGTCTTCAGCTTCAATGGCTCCGCTAGCCACTATTGTGGTGGCGATTCTTAGTATTATTCTGCCGTTTTCTGTTGGTTTAATGTGCCGCAGCTTTTACCGTAAAAAATACAGTTATACGATGTTGGTTTTTGGCGCCGCCTTTTTCTCGGTATCGGGTTTAGAGCTTTGCTATTTTGTTCTCAACTATCCCTCGTTTTTCAGTGTTCAGCCCTTATCTTCAAATACAGTAGCAGTTTGGTCTGGGCTGATTACCCGTGGCTTTTTAGCGGCTGTGTTACTCATTTGTGGGGTATTACTTAGCCGTTATGAGCGCTTAGCTAACGGCGGCAAAATGAGTATAGCGGTGCTGGCTATCGGCAGCGTGATATTTTCTTTCCTAAGTGTCGCGTTTCTCTATGTTGTTTCATTACCCTTCATGCAGGTAGCGTTAGCCCATCTTCATTCTGTGTTGGAATTGTTAGTAACAGCGGTGTTTGCCATTGCCATTGCTTATTTTGGTTGGCGTGGCCGTTGGTTAAATTGCACGCTTGAGTGTGGCGTTTTTGCTTGTGTGTGCATTCAATTCGTTTTGTACTTTTGGCCGGTGTCAGAAGACTTAGGGCTAAACAGCTTTGCGGTATTTTCTCTGTCGTTAATTAAGCTCAGCAGTTACTTGGTAGTCGCCGTTGCCAGCTATTTGGAATTACGAGCGCCCGCGCCAGTGACTGCTTTGGAGCGGGAGCGACGCCGTGAAGATCGGCTGATTCGTTTAATGGAAAGGGCGAGGGGGAAACAGCGCTCGTGGTTTAAACGCAGTAAAAGCTCGATAAGTACCTACGTTACTTTGTTGAGTGGCTGCCTGGTGGTGGCTGGGGTCACGGTAACTTATCTCATCTTTTATTTTTCTTTTGTTGCCAGTTTAGAAAGCGAGCGTGAGCAGCAACTCAGTTTACGAAATGCAATACAAGTTGAGCGTTTAGACCGTGAAATATCACACGCCTATGAAGAACTCAGTCACTTAGCTGAGCAATCCTTGCTTAATGGCTTTATACAGCAGCAGTTTGTAAACGAACAATTCGTAAATCTAGAACCTGATTTCTGGCATTCTCGTTTAAGCAGCGACATTCGCCAGTTACTAAAACGAGAAAAAGCCTTACAGGCCGCTCACCTAATTGTGGTTAGCCAAGGGCAACAATTTGAGTATCTTTCAGTAGGAAAGCGAATTGGTCAAACCTTGCCTAAGGCATTGCTGTTAGATGCAGAAAAGTTGCCAGGTAGAGTGCATGCTCAAACAATCAGACAAAATAGCCATGGCGTATGGTATTTGGCAACTAGCGTGCAGCATAGCGATGGCGGCGTTGCTGCTATTTGGCTTTTTGAGTATCGCCTTGATGACCTATTTAAAGTATCGCAGCAGGCTTCATCAAATCGCTCTAGCCAGCATGCTGAAACCACCGTCGGGCCTTTATTGGTGTTTGATATTAATGGTGAGAGGTTGTGGCGAAGCGAGCATGGCAGGGGGCAGTCTACTAGTTTTCAAGCCTCAGAGTACCAACGCATCAAGCAGCTAATTAATTCCCCAGTTAAAGACCTACCAGAGCAAGTAGTTAAGTTTGGCTCTTACATTCTAAGTATTCAGCGCTTGCCGTATCTGCCGTCGAACAATCAAGAGTATTTGGACTTGGTGCAAATAGCCGATTACGAGGAAACTATCGCAGCGTCACAAATGGCGGCTAAACAAGCCTTGCTTGCTGCTGCAGTGGTAATTGGTTTAATGGTGCTAGTAGGCTGGTTTTTCGCCCACACTATTGTCGCGCCATTGCGTTACATTACCAATGCAACTTTGTTATTTGGTGAACGCAATATACAGGTGACCTTGCCAGATAAGTCTAATGACGAAGTGGGCGTATTGGCCCGAGCTATTGGTCAAATGACTGCAAAAGTAGATGCCCGTACTGAGCAGCTCAATGATGAAATTGCTGAACACCAACGTAGCCAACAGAAGCTAAGCATTGCTCGGCGAGACGCAGAAGCTGCTTCGCAAGCGAAAAGCGACTTTTTGGCCATGATGAGTCACGAAATTCGTACCCCGCTAAACGGTATTTTAGGCATGACTCAGCTACTCAGTGCTTCCTCGTTGTCTGAGGAGCAAATCGAGCACGTTAATACTGTTCGTCTTTCCGGCAAAGCCTTGTTAGTGATTGTTAACGATGTACTGGATTTCTCTAAGGTAGAAGCCGGTAAAATGGAGCTGCGTTTAGATGCTTTTAGTTTGCATTTAACCTTGTTGGAAGTGGTTAAGCTATTCTCTCCTCAAGCTAAAGCCAAGCATTTGAGTTTGAATCTCGATTATCCCGAGCATTTACCCAAAGTGTTTATTGGCGATCAGGGTAGGGTGCAGCAGATATTCATCAACCTCGTCAACAATGCAATTAAGTTTACCGAAGTAGGCACGGTAAATTTAAGTGTGGAATATAGTCAACAACCAGGTGCCGATGAAAGCGTGTTGGTAAGAGTGACCGATAGTGGCATTGGCATAGCGGAAGAATCTATTAGTAATCTGTTCATGCCTTTTGCTCAGGCAGACAGTTCAACAACTCGCCGTTATGGGGGAACTGGTTTAGGGCTGGCTATTTGTCAGCGCATTGTCTCCTTAATGGATGGTGATATATCAGTCACATCGGGGTTGGGGGTTGGCTCAGAGTTTAGTGTGAACTTACCTTTGCAAAGTGTCGAAGATGACGTGTTGAGTGTAAGTGTTACCGACAGCCGTGAGCAGGCATTATTAAGCAAGTTGTCTGGCCACGTGCTGTTAGTTGAAGACACGGTAGTTAATCAACGTGTTGCTAGCCACATGCTAGACAGCTTTGGCCTTAAAGTGATGATCGCTCGTGATGGCCATGAAGCAATAGATTTGTTTAAGCGTTGGGGCTCAAAACTATCTTTAATTTTGATGGATTGTTTAATGCCTGACATGGATGGCTATGAAGCCACTATGGTTATTCGCGAATTAGAAAACCTCGCTCAACGCATTCCTATTATCGCCTTAACTGCTAGCGTTAGCCTGGAAGCAAAACAAGCCTGTTTTGATGCCGGAATGGATGACTATGTGACTAAGCCCTTTGACCGAGTGGGTTTATATGTTTGCCTACGTAAATGGTTAAATACTAAAAACGTGAGTGCAGAGCAAAGGCTAATTGCAACTAGCGACGAACTTACTTCAACTCAATATCAACGCATTTCACCAAGCGAACTCACTAAGTTGTCGGAAAGCATGGGTGACGAATTTGATGCTTTATTGCAGGAATATCAAAAAGGTGCTGAGGCGATGATTGAAGAATTGTTGCAAGCTTTGCCAGTTAAGCGCTATCAAGATGCGATACGTTTAGCTCACGGGCTTAAATCTAGCAGTAGCTATTTTGGCGCCAGTAGTTTGCAAGCTCAGTGTTTAGCGCTTGAAGAAGGCTTGAAAAAACAACCGATTTTGGATGAGCACATAGCGCTTGCTGCTGGCTTATCTACAACTCTTAGTGAAACTATGCTGGAAATCGAACAGCATATGCGCTTATATTCTAAATAG
- a CDS encoding proline--tRNA ligase: MRSSKYLLATQKETPSDAEIVSHQLMLRAGMVRKLASGLYTWLPTGLRVLSKVEQIVREEMNESGSIEIHMPTVQPSDLWQETGRWDKFGPELLRFKDRHSRDFVLGPTHEEVVTELVRREVNSYKQLPLNLFQIQAKFRDEVRPRFGVMRSREFLMKDAYSFHLSDECLQNTYDEMYAAYCRIFERLGLEYRPVLADTGSIGGSVSHEFHVLAESGEDAIVFSDNSEYAANIEKAEALSPAGERPAPSQEMQEVATPNAKTIAELVEQFDLTVEQTVKTLIVKASEESEHSLVALILRGDHELNEIKAEKLPEIASPLEFASEEEIRAAVGAGPGSLGPVNLPMPVIVDRAAAHCSDFGAGANVDDKHCFGINWERDVALGEIADLRNVVEGDPSPCGSGNLSIKRGIEVGHIFQLGDAYAKSMNAAVLNEQGKNQTLTMGCYGVGVSRIVAAAIEQNNDKYGITWPDAIAPFKLAIVPMNMHKSHRVQEVANKLYEEAKQRGIDVLFDDRKERPGVMFADIELIGIPHVIVIGDRSLDKGVIEYKNRRTGEKIEVAVENIFEQF, encoded by the coding sequence ATGCGTTCGAGCAAATATCTTCTGGCAACTCAGAAAGAAACCCCAAGCGATGCAGAGATTGTATCTCACCAGTTAATGCTGCGCGCTGGCATGGTAAGAAAACTAGCTTCAGGTTTATACACTTGGCTGCCCACTGGTTTGCGCGTTCTTTCAAAAGTAGAACAGATTGTTCGTGAAGAAATGAACGAAAGTGGTTCCATTGAAATCCACATGCCTACTGTTCAACCTTCAGACTTATGGCAAGAAACGGGGCGCTGGGACAAATTTGGCCCAGAGCTACTTCGCTTTAAAGACCGCCACTCTCGGGACTTTGTGCTAGGCCCAACCCACGAAGAAGTGGTAACCGAATTAGTTCGCAGAGAAGTAAACTCTTACAAGCAATTACCTTTGAACTTGTTCCAAATACAAGCGAAATTCCGAGACGAAGTTCGCCCTCGCTTCGGCGTTATGCGTTCTCGCGAATTCTTAATGAAAGACGCTTACTCTTTCCACTTGTCGGATGAATGTCTGCAAAACACCTACGATGAAATGTACGCAGCATACTGCCGCATATTTGAACGCTTAGGTTTAGAGTACCGCCCTGTATTAGCTGATACAGGTAGCATTGGCGGTAGTGTTTCTCACGAGTTCCACGTACTCGCCGAGTCTGGCGAAGATGCAATTGTATTCTCTGATAACAGCGAATACGCCGCTAACATTGAAAAAGCGGAAGCCCTAAGCCCAGCGGGTGAGCGCCCTGCGCCTAGCCAAGAGATGCAAGAAGTTGCTACGCCAAATGCTAAAACGATTGCTGAGCTAGTTGAACAGTTCGACCTTACGGTTGAACAAACCGTTAAAACTTTAATTGTAAAAGCCAGTGAAGAGTCAGAGCACTCACTTGTCGCTTTAATTTTGCGTGGTGACCACGAACTCAATGAAATTAAAGCAGAAAAGTTGCCAGAGATTGCTTCACCACTAGAGTTTGCTAGTGAAGAAGAAATTCGCGCAGCGGTTGGCGCAGGCCCTGGTTCCCTTGGACCTGTGAATCTTCCAATGCCGGTTATTGTCGATCGCGCTGCAGCCCATTGTAGCGACTTTGGCGCAGGTGCAAACGTTGATGACAAGCACTGCTTTGGCATCAACTGGGAGCGCGACGTAGCACTTGGCGAGATTGCCGATCTACGTAATGTTGTTGAAGGTGACCCAAGCCCTTGTGGTTCAGGTAACTTATCCATAAAACGCGGTATTGAAGTTGGCCATATCTTCCAACTGGGTGACGCCTACGCTAAATCAATGAACGCAGCTGTACTTAATGAGCAAGGTAAAAACCAAACCTTAACCATGGGTTGTTACGGTGTTGGCGTCTCTCGTATTGTTGCTGCAGCCATTGAGCAAAACAACGACAAATACGGTATTACTTGGCCAGATGCTATTGCCCCATTCAAGCTGGCGATTGTGCCAATGAACATGCATAAATCTCATCGTGTTCAAGAAGTGGCTAACAAGCTTTATGAAGAAGCCAAACAGCGCGGTATTGATGTGTTGTTCGATGACCGAAAAGAGCGCCCCGGCGTTATGTTTGCGGATATAGAGCTCATCGGTATTCCACACGTTATCGTGATTGGCGACCGTAGCCTAGACAAAGGTGTGATTGAATATAAGAACCGCCGCACTGGTGAGAAAATTGAAGTAGCTGTAGAGAACATCTTCGAACAATTTTAA
- a CDS encoding DapH/DapD/GlmU-related protein, which produces MQLDPQDYQQQHKQRLAWMPWLYYRLKAKHLQWAKPWQDDIQQRLQALETVQIGEDCFIAPDANIFAEPGRLVSLGESSFVAAQSFLHGPITIGEHVAINHGCSIDGGQKGVCIGNNSRIANGVKIYAFNHGMHPEQDIWRQNSQSKGVIIGEDVWIGANACIVDGIEIGDHAVVGMGAVVTKNVAKWAIVAGNPAKIIGDRRDKA; this is translated from the coding sequence ATGCAGCTTGACCCTCAGGACTATCAGCAACAGCACAAACAACGCCTAGCTTGGATGCCGTGGCTTTATTACCGCTTAAAAGCTAAACATCTGCAATGGGCCAAGCCTTGGCAGGATGATATACAACAGCGTTTGCAAGCCTTAGAAACGGTTCAAATTGGCGAAGATTGTTTTATTGCTCCCGATGCCAATATCTTTGCTGAACCCGGCCGTTTAGTTTCGCTGGGCGAAAGCTCGTTTGTTGCCGCCCAAAGCTTTTTACACGGCCCAATTACTATCGGCGAGCACGTAGCCATAAACCATGGTTGTTCTATCGACGGCGGGCAAAAAGGTGTATGTATTGGCAACAACAGCCGCATTGCCAATGGGGTTAAAATTTATGCCTTCAACCATGGTATGCACCCAGAGCAAGATATTTGGCGACAGAACAGCCAATCCAAAGGTGTCATTATTGGTGAAGATGTGTGGATTGGTGCTAACGCTTGCATTGTAGACGGCATCGAGATTGGCGACCATGCAGTTGTTGGTATGGGAGCTGTAGTCACTAAAAATGTGGCTAAATGGGCTATCGTTGCCGGTAACCCTGCAAAAATCATCGGCGACCGCCGTGACAAGGCCTGA